One Hydrogenophaga crassostreae genomic region harbors:
- a CDS encoding NAD-dependent epimerase/dehydratase family protein yields MLKQPASPLKVGRLLLTGAAGNLGKELRPRLKSYCDMLRLSHRSPIGEPGQGEEIVVAALEDKDQMQALLKDVDAVVHMGGVSTEQPWDAILAGNIMGAINLYEAARLNGTKRIVFASSNHVTGFYRQDEVVTPKSAPRPDGFYGLSKAFGEDVAQMYWDRWGIETVSLRIGSSFDKPVDRRMLATWMSYDDLERLVVAALTAPIVGHSIIYGMSDNQTTWWDNTPSKHIGYRPLDSSDVFRAEVEARQPTIDRHNPVALYQGGAFVTARG; encoded by the coding sequence ATGCTGAAACAACCCGCCTCCCCCCTGAAAGTCGGCCGACTCCTGCTCACCGGCGCCGCCGGCAACCTGGGCAAAGAACTGCGCCCCCGCCTCAAGTCCTATTGCGACATGCTGCGCCTGAGCCACCGCAGCCCCATCGGCGAGCCCGGTCAGGGCGAAGAGATCGTGGTCGCCGCACTGGAAGACAAAGACCAGATGCAGGCCTTGCTCAAGGATGTGGACGCCGTGGTGCACATGGGCGGTGTGTCCACCGAACAGCCGTGGGACGCCATCCTCGCGGGCAACATCATGGGCGCAATCAACCTGTATGAAGCGGCCCGCCTGAATGGCACCAAGCGCATCGTCTTCGCCAGCTCCAACCATGTGACCGGCTTCTACCGGCAGGACGAAGTGGTGACGCCCAAATCAGCGCCCAGGCCCGATGGTTTTTACGGCCTGTCCAAAGCCTTTGGCGAAGACGTTGCCCAGATGTACTGGGACCGCTGGGGCATCGAAACGGTGAGCCTGCGCATTGGCTCTTCGTTCGACAAACCGGTGGACCGCCGCATGCTCGCCACCTGGATGAGCTACGACGATCTGGAGCGTCTGGTGGTCGCAGCACTCACCGCGCCCATCGTGGGCCACAGCATCATCTACGGCATGTCCGACAACCAGACCACCTGGTGGGACAACACACCTTCCAAACACATCGGCTACCGCCCGCTGGACTCCTCCGACGTTTTCCGCGCCGAAGTCGAAGCCCGTCAACCCACCATCGACCGCCACAACCCCGTTGCCCTGTACCAGGGCGGCGCATTCGTGACGGCGCGCGGATAG
- a CDS encoding MFS transporter produces the protein MNKNLWLLAAAQGLFLTNNVVFIAINGLVGLSLAPLGWMATLPVMGYVVGGALSTPLVARSQSAFGRKGSFQLGLLVAVVSALLCFWAAYEKNFWMLVAATVIAGYYSANGQLYRFAAAELAAPEFREKAVSLVLAGGLVGAVLGPNLANQTRNLLDTPFAGAYLSLALVALISMAIMAFMRFPPLPPKKASDDPGRPLSEIIRQPVFMVAAIGAALGYGVMNLLMAATPLAMQVCGFEFSDAALVLEWHVIGMFAPGFFTGHLIKRFGVLPIMGVGVVLNAVCIVIALSGVDLHQFLIALFFLGVGWNFLFTGSTTLSLQAYRPEEKDRAQAAINFFVFATMAVTSFASGALVTTQGWALLNMGSLVPVALTGAALGWLAWRQRSAHNGQ, from the coding sequence ATGAATAAAAACCTCTGGCTGCTGGCCGCCGCACAAGGCCTGTTTCTCACCAACAACGTGGTCTTCATCGCGATCAACGGTTTGGTGGGGCTGTCGCTGGCACCGCTGGGCTGGATGGCGACGTTGCCGGTGATGGGCTATGTGGTGGGCGGGGCGCTCTCCACGCCGCTGGTGGCACGTTCACAAAGCGCGTTTGGCCGCAAGGGTTCATTCCAGCTGGGATTGCTGGTCGCGGTGGTGTCGGCCTTGCTGTGTTTTTGGGCGGCGTACGAAAAGAACTTCTGGATGCTGGTGGCGGCCACCGTGATTGCAGGCTACTACAGCGCCAACGGGCAGTTGTACCGCTTCGCCGCAGCTGAATTGGCCGCGCCCGAATTCCGTGAAAAAGCGGTGTCGCTGGTGCTGGCCGGGGGCCTCGTTGGCGCCGTACTGGGGCCCAATCTGGCCAACCAAACCCGCAACTTGCTGGACACTCCTTTCGCCGGTGCCTACCTCTCCCTGGCGCTGGTGGCACTGATCTCCATGGCCATCATGGCCTTCATGCGGTTTCCGCCGCTGCCGCCCAAAAAGGCGAGTGACGACCCGGGGCGGCCGTTGTCCGAAATCATCCGCCAGCCGGTATTCATGGTGGCGGCCATTGGCGCAGCTTTGGGTTACGGCGTGATGAACCTGCTGATGGCGGCCACCCCGCTGGCCATGCAGGTCTGCGGCTTTGAGTTCAGCGACGCGGCGCTGGTGCTGGAGTGGCACGTGATCGGCATGTTTGCGCCCGGCTTCTTCACCGGGCACCTGATCAAACGCTTCGGCGTGTTGCCCATCATGGGTGTGGGCGTGGTGCTCAACGCGGTGTGCATCGTCATCGCGCTTTCTGGCGTGGATCTTCACCAATTCCTGATTGCGCTGTTTTTTCTCGGCGTGGGCTGGAACTTCCTCTTCACTGGCAGCACCACGCTGTCGTTGCAAGCCTACAGGCCTGAGGAAAAAGACCGCGCACAGGCAGCAATCAACTTTTTTGTTTTTGCCACCATGGCGGTCACCTCGTTTGCCTCTGGCGCCCTAGTCACCACACAGGGGTGGGCACTGTTGAACATGGGCTCTCTGGTGCCTGTTGCCCTCACTGGCGCGGCCCTGGGGTGGCTTGCGTGGCGGCAGCGCAGCGCCCACAATGGGCAATGA
- a CDS encoding YidB family protein, whose amino-acid sequence MGLLDSLIGAATGSLTGGNQAQASGGSGGIDPQVLMGIVGALMNSGGGLSGILGKLQQSGLGDAAASWVGSGENQAVSADALGGALGPDLMGAITSQLGGNQEQAAGTMADLLPGLIDKLTPQGQVPDDNGMGALGSLLGGGQGGGAGDLMGMLGGILGKR is encoded by the coding sequence ATGGGATTGTTGGACTCTTTGATTGGCGCAGCGACTGGCTCACTCACCGGCGGCAACCAGGCGCAAGCCAGCGGCGGCTCAGGCGGTATTGATCCGCAAGTGCTGATGGGCATCGTGGGCGCCTTGATGAACAGTGGCGGCGGCCTCTCCGGCATCCTCGGCAAGCTGCAACAAAGTGGCCTCGGTGACGCAGCCGCGTCCTGGGTAGGCTCTGGCGAAAACCAGGCCGTGTCGGCAGACGCACTGGGTGGCGCACTGGGCCCCGACCTGATGGGCGCCATCACCAGCCAACTGGGCGGCAACCAGGAGCAAGCGGCTGGCACCATGGCCGACTTGCTACCCGGACTGATCGACAAGCTCACACCACAAGGCCAGGTGCCTGACGACAATGGCATGGGCGCACTGGGCAGCCTGCTCGGCGGCGGCCAAGGCGGTGGTGCTGGAGACCTGATGGGCATGCTCGGCGGCATATTGGGCAAGCGCTGA
- a CDS encoding DUF1800 family protein yields the protein MPRQIRLPSRFLMLFALTASTLVACGGGDESSAARPLDRTTTLSAPGDAVAPTPSTVEEKLQEAARLNSLELDTANRDAVLSPAESNAFAGKSTSLAAVRKAASRVIVWRFYNQYTGAHFFTASESERDATRANAALQHLLYEGPAFETSNQPEAGLSPVFRFYNVQTGVHFYTISELERDYISGNLSQFNFEGIAYYASKLPGEGLQALHRFLFTTRGFHFYTASASEAENVRNNLPAYRYEGVAYYIPAGSTLTPSVKEASRLLGQATFGTTDADIRSVQSLGYSGWVNDQLNMPIRNQYYDLLLQANANNNPLPSQTTLDNTIYASYITAPDQLRKRVGFALSQIMVASVDNLNPYQVRMFGGAAYLDMLEVYAFANYRELLEAVSRHAAMGQFLTYSNNCKADSKGRLPDENYAREIMQLFSIGLLTLNSDGTARMPLQETYTQTDVSQLARVFTGFRWDRPSGTSNNDPSFWRRAMVVDGKCEETGAKAFLGTTIAAGKGANESLELAMNQLASHPNVGPFIGKQLIQRLVTSNPSPAYVQRVSAVFDNNGAGVRGDLKAVVRAILLDPEARNADKITDPQWGKLREPVVKLMNWARSTRATSQDGKWAFGDLRNPSNRLGQAPLRSPSVFNFYRPGYVPPTTSIADAGLVAPEFQITNEASTIGYINYMQEVIDGKHGTRNTGVISSAYAGEISLPVDQLIHRLDILFTHGNLSANTRSKLTAALGSMNASTDALKLLRVKAAVLLIMASPEYQVQK from the coding sequence ATGCCGCGCCAAATCCGACTCCCCTCCCGGTTTTTGATGTTGTTCGCGCTGACAGCGTCAACCCTGGTCGCCTGTGGCGGCGGTGACGAATCCAGTGCCGCCAGGCCTTTGGACCGCACGACCACCTTGTCGGCTCCCGGCGATGCGGTTGCGCCAACGCCATCGACGGTAGAGGAAAAACTTCAGGAAGCGGCCCGCCTGAACAGCCTGGAGCTTGACACAGCGAACCGGGATGCCGTTCTCAGCCCCGCTGAGTCCAACGCCTTCGCCGGAAAGAGCACGTCGCTCGCCGCCGTCCGCAAAGCGGCCAGCCGAGTCATCGTCTGGCGCTTCTACAACCAGTACACGGGTGCCCATTTTTTTACGGCCAGCGAAAGCGAGCGAGATGCCACCAGAGCCAATGCGGCCCTGCAGCACTTGCTGTATGAAGGGCCGGCGTTCGAAACCAGCAACCAGCCAGAGGCAGGCCTGAGTCCGGTGTTCAGGTTCTACAACGTTCAGACCGGCGTGCACTTCTACACCATCAGTGAACTGGAACGCGACTACATCAGCGGCAACCTCAGCCAGTTCAACTTTGAGGGCATTGCCTACTACGCCAGCAAACTGCCAGGCGAAGGATTGCAAGCCCTGCACAGATTCCTCTTCACAACACGCGGTTTCCATTTCTACACCGCCAGTGCCAGTGAGGCCGAGAACGTGCGCAACAACCTCCCTGCGTACCGGTATGAAGGCGTCGCCTACTACATTCCGGCCGGCTCCACGCTCACCCCCTCAGTCAAGGAGGCCTCGCGCCTCCTGGGTCAGGCCACGTTCGGCACCACAGACGCCGACATCCGGTCGGTTCAATCGCTGGGCTATTCCGGCTGGGTCAACGACCAGCTCAACATGCCCATTCGCAACCAGTACTACGACCTCCTGCTTCAAGCCAACGCCAACAACAATCCCCTGCCCAGCCAGACCACACTGGACAACACCATCTACGCCAGCTACATCACGGCCCCTGACCAGTTGCGCAAGCGCGTCGGCTTTGCGCTGTCACAGATCATGGTGGCCAGCGTGGACAACCTCAATCCGTACCAGGTTCGCATGTTCGGAGGGGCCGCCTACCTGGACATGCTGGAGGTCTACGCCTTTGCCAACTACCGAGAGCTGCTTGAAGCGGTTTCCCGCCATGCCGCCATGGGCCAGTTCCTGACCTATTCCAACAACTGCAAGGCGGACAGCAAAGGGCGCCTCCCCGATGAAAACTACGCGCGGGAAATCATGCAGCTGTTCTCCATCGGACTGCTGACACTCAACAGCGACGGCACCGCAAGGATGCCGCTGCAAGAGACCTACACACAGACCGACGTGTCCCAGCTCGCACGGGTGTTCACGGGTTTCCGCTGGGACCGACCCTCAGGCACCAGCAACAACGACCCCAGCTTCTGGCGAAGAGCCATGGTTGTGGATGGCAAATGCGAAGAGACCGGAGCCAAAGCATTTCTCGGCACCACCATCGCGGCAGGCAAAGGCGCCAACGAAAGCCTGGAGCTCGCCATGAACCAGCTGGCCAGCCACCCCAACGTAGGGCCGTTCATTGGCAAACAGCTGATTCAGCGCCTGGTCACCAGCAATCCCAGCCCCGCCTACGTGCAGCGCGTGTCAGCGGTGTTCGACAACAACGGCGCCGGTGTGCGTGGCGACCTGAAAGCGGTTGTTCGCGCCATCCTGCTGGACCCAGAAGCCCGCAACGCCGACAAGATCACCGACCCGCAATGGGGCAAGCTGCGCGAACCCGTGGTGAAGCTGATGAACTGGGCCCGCAGCACACGGGCCACTTCGCAAGACGGCAAATGGGCTTTTGGCGATCTGCGCAACCCATCCAATCGCCTGGGCCAGGCACCACTGCGCTCGCCTTCGGTATTCAACTTCTACCGCCCGGGATACGTGCCACCCACCACCTCCATCGCAGACGCCGGCCTGGTGGCCCCCGAGTTCCAGATCACCAATGAGGCATCCACCATCGGGTACATCAACTACATGCAGGAGGTCATCGATGGCAAACACGGTACCCGCAATACCGGGGTGATCAGCTCAGCCTATGCCGGGGAGATCTCGCTGCCGGTCGATCAGTTGATCCACCGGCTGGACATCCTGTTCACGCATGGCAACCTCAGCGCGAACACCCGGTCCAAACTGACCGCTGCCCTGGGTTCCATGAATGCATCAACAGATGCACTCAAACTCCTGCGGGTCAAAGCGGCGGTGTTGCTGATCATGGCATCACCCGAATACCAGGTTCAGAAATAA
- a CDS encoding DUF1501 domain-containing protein produces the protein MTSMNASRREFLKRSSALSVLGVSAPFALNLAAMGSAAAQTSPTDYKALVCVYFAGGNDNFNTLVPSDANSYSAYASLRGGLALPTDGILPLTPAVALPDGRQFALSHSLSPFEALFNASKLAVMLNLGTLIEPVTKAEYLAKSRRIPPKIGSHNDQTSIWQASRPEGARSGWGGMMGDVFASANQYRTFTNVSVAGASTLLSGQVAPQYQLASSGPVKLAARVRAPFGSSAVAATLEDLIKEQRTNLFEKEHAVITKRAIDAEMALSGALATAPAFATVFPDSSLGKQLQMVARMIQARDTLSNKRQVFFVQIGGFDLHDNLLGKHGLLQADVSTAMAAFYNATAEMGVANNVTSFTASEFGRTITSNGDGSDHGWGSFHFVMGGAVQGRRFYGSAPEIANNGANDTGSGRLIPSISVDQYAATLGKWFGVTDSHLLSTVLPNLGNYDVSTRNLGFI, from the coding sequence ATGACATCAATGAACGCTTCTCGCCGTGAGTTCCTCAAACGCTCTTCGGCCCTGTCGGTCCTGGGCGTGAGTGCCCCATTTGCACTCAACCTGGCGGCCATGGGTTCGGCCGCAGCACAGACCAGTCCAACGGACTACAAAGCGCTGGTCTGTGTCTACTTTGCCGGTGGCAACGACAACTTCAATACGCTTGTTCCATCAGACGCCAACAGCTACTCTGCCTATGCCAGCCTGCGTGGCGGTCTCGCATTGCCCACCGACGGCATCCTGCCGCTGACACCCGCCGTCGCTTTGCCCGATGGACGCCAGTTCGCCCTGTCGCATTCCCTCAGTCCCTTTGAAGCCTTGTTCAACGCCAGCAAGTTGGCCGTGATGCTCAACCTGGGCACCCTGATCGAGCCCGTCACCAAAGCGGAGTACCTGGCGAAATCCAGGCGCATCCCTCCCAAGATTGGCTCCCACAATGACCAGACCTCGATCTGGCAAGCCTCCAGACCAGAGGGCGCCCGCTCGGGCTGGGGCGGCATGATGGGCGACGTCTTTGCTTCCGCCAACCAGTACCGAACGTTCACCAACGTCTCGGTCGCTGGCGCCTCGACCCTGCTGTCCGGGCAGGTTGCGCCCCAGTACCAATTGGCATCCAGCGGCCCGGTGAAACTGGCGGCACGGGTGCGCGCGCCTTTTGGCTCGTCCGCCGTGGCGGCCACGCTGGAGGACCTCATCAAGGAGCAGCGAACCAACCTGTTCGAAAAGGAACACGCCGTCATCACCAAGCGAGCGATTGACGCCGAGATGGCGTTGAGCGGCGCGCTGGCCACTGCCCCGGCCTTTGCCACCGTTTTTCCGGACAGCAGCCTGGGCAAACAATTGCAAATGGTGGCGCGCATGATCCAGGCACGCGACACACTCAGCAACAAGCGTCAGGTATTTTTTGTGCAGATTGGGGGCTTTGACCTGCACGACAATTTGCTGGGCAAACACGGGTTGCTGCAAGCGGATGTTTCCACCGCCATGGCAGCGTTCTACAACGCCACCGCTGAAATGGGGGTAGCCAACAATGTCACCAGCTTCACCGCCTCGGAGTTTGGTCGCACCATCACCAGCAATGGCGACGGCAGCGATCACGGCTGGGGCAGCTTCCACTTTGTAATGGGTGGCGCCGTGCAAGGACGGCGTTTCTACGGGTCTGCTCCCGAGATCGCCAACAACGGAGCCAACGACACCGGAAGCGGTCGCCTGATCCCCAGCATATCGGTCGACCAGTATGCCGCCACCTTGGGCAAATGGTTTGGCGTGACAGACAGCCATTTGCTCAGCACCGTGTTGCCCAACCTGGGCAACTACGATGTCAGCACACGCAATCTCGGCTTCATCTGA
- a CDS encoding alpha/beta hydrolase, with protein MNETTQAPFTMRDGLNIALFDWPLPSRQRPRGVVLIVHGLGEHAWRYDTMAQHLTEWGFHVRAYDQRGHGGSGGARGVLPGDDALVDDLVEIIEDTRDHLTGPWACPLILLGHSMGGLIAATLVRRELAPVDSLVLSSPALDAGIGALQKRLITFLNRWAPNLTLSNGLDAQLISHDPDVVAAYQKDPLVHDRISARLAKFIDGNGPRVVAEAPVWRVPTLLMYAGEDHLVRPDGSRAFAAVAPPAFVQSHCLQEQFHEIFNEADPSQAYGLLKQWLGQRAPAR; from the coding sequence ATGAACGAAACCACCCAGGCCCCATTCACCATGCGAGATGGCCTCAACATCGCGCTGTTTGATTGGCCCCTGCCTTCCCGTCAGCGCCCGCGTGGCGTGGTGTTGATCGTGCATGGCCTGGGCGAGCACGCCTGGCGTTACGACACCATGGCTCAGCACCTGACCGAATGGGGATTTCATGTGCGCGCTTACGATCAGCGTGGTCATGGAGGCTCAGGCGGCGCGCGCGGCGTGTTGCCAGGCGACGATGCCCTGGTCGATGACCTGGTGGAAATCATTGAAGACACCCGGGATCACTTGACGGGGCCTTGGGCCTGCCCGCTGATTCTGCTGGGCCACAGCATGGGCGGCTTGATCGCCGCCACGCTGGTGCGGCGTGAACTCGCTCCGGTGGACAGTCTGGTGTTGTCATCCCCCGCTCTGGACGCGGGCATAGGTGCTTTGCAAAAACGCCTCATCACGTTTCTGAATCGCTGGGCGCCCAATCTCACACTCTCCAATGGTCTGGATGCGCAACTGATTTCCCACGACCCTGACGTGGTCGCCGCCTATCAGAAAGACCCGCTGGTACATGATCGGATTTCGGCCCGTCTGGCGAAATTCATCGATGGCAATGGCCCCCGCGTGGTGGCCGAGGCGCCTGTGTGGCGGGTGCCCACTTTGCTGATGTATGCGGGTGAGGATCACCTGGTTCGTCCGGACGGCAGCCGTGCGTTTGCGGCGGTGGCGCCACCAGCCTTCGTGCAGAGCCATTGCCTGCAGGAACAGTTCCATGAGATCTTCAATGAAGCCGATCCTTCGCAGGCGTACGGTTTGCTCAAACAGTGGCTGGGGCAGCGCGCGCCAGCGCGGTGA
- a CDS encoding M20 family metallopeptidase, translating to MNARLPSSLPLLDTDALNAHVGASWNERILPELINYIEVPAKSPAFDADWAAHGLLDRVLQSAADWVQAQRVPGLKLEILRLNDAAGMPRTPVLFFEVPASGGRDGSPAPASGQTVLMYGHLDKQPEFTGWRSDLGPWTPKIDDGKLYGRGGADDGYAVYASVAAIQALKAQGAAHPRIVGLIETCEESGSSDLLPYVDALRAPGNNRLGDVGLVICLDSGAGNYDQLWLTTSLRGMASGVLKVEVLTEGVHSGDASGLVPSSFRIMRQVLDRLEDSATGRLLPASFHCEVPAERLVQARATADILGDEITKRFPWAHYDCGGSTAFALPTTADPVEALLNRTWRPTLSVTGADGFPEMRNAGNVLRPYTAFKLSLRLPPLVDAANAVQTLKALLEDNAPYQAKVTFEAEGSASGWSAPTTKPWFEQALQAASQAHFGAGCGTIGQGGTIPLMNLLSKGFPDAQMMVCGVLGPKSNAHGPNEFLHLDYARRLTASVAEVIARLP from the coding sequence ATGAACGCCCGCTTGCCCAGTTCGCTTCCCTTGCTTGACACCGACGCACTCAATGCCCATGTCGGCGCGAGCTGGAATGAACGCATCCTGCCCGAGCTCATCAACTACATCGAAGTGCCAGCCAAGTCGCCAGCGTTTGACGCCGATTGGGCCGCGCATGGGTTGCTCGACCGCGTATTGCAGAGCGCGGCCGACTGGGTGCAGGCGCAGCGGGTGCCCGGCCTGAAGCTCGAAATCCTTCGCCTCAACGATGCGGCCGGCATGCCGCGCACGCCGGTGCTGTTTTTTGAGGTGCCGGCCAGCGGTGGACGGGATGGATCGCCTGCGCCCGCATCGGGCCAGACGGTGTTGATGTACGGCCACCTGGACAAACAGCCCGAGTTCACGGGCTGGCGCAGCGACCTCGGGCCATGGACGCCGAAGATCGACGACGGCAAGCTGTATGGCCGAGGTGGCGCTGACGACGGTTATGCGGTGTACGCCAGTGTGGCGGCGATCCAGGCCTTGAAGGCCCAAGGCGCAGCCCATCCCCGAATCGTTGGCTTGATCGAAACCTGCGAAGAAAGTGGTTCAAGCGATCTATTGCCCTATGTCGATGCCCTACGAGCGCCAGGCAACAACCGTCTTGGCGACGTGGGTCTGGTGATCTGCCTCGACAGCGGAGCGGGCAACTACGACCAGCTTTGGCTCACCACCAGTTTGCGCGGCATGGCCAGCGGCGTGCTGAAGGTCGAGGTACTGACCGAAGGCGTGCATTCCGGTGACGCCTCGGGTCTGGTGCCATCGAGTTTTCGCATCATGCGCCAGGTGCTGGACCGTCTGGAAGACAGCGCCACTGGGCGCCTGCTGCCCGCCAGTTTCCATTGTGAAGTGCCTGCCGAGCGGCTGGTGCAGGCACGGGCCACGGCAGATATCCTGGGCGACGAGATCACCAAGCGCTTTCCATGGGCGCATTACGACTGCGGTGGTTCCACCGCCTTTGCCCTGCCCACCACGGCCGATCCGGTAGAAGCGTTGCTGAACCGCACCTGGCGCCCCACCCTGTCGGTGACAGGCGCCGATGGATTCCCCGAGATGCGCAACGCGGGCAACGTGCTCAGGCCCTACACCGCGTTCAAACTCAGCCTGCGATTGCCGCCGCTGGTGGATGCCGCCAACGCCGTGCAAACGCTCAAGGCCTTGCTCGAAGACAACGCGCCCTACCAGGCCAAAGTCACTTTTGAGGCAGAAGGCTCAGCCAGCGGCTGGAGTGCACCGACCACCAAGCCCTGGTTTGAACAAGCCTTGCAAGCGGCTTCGCAGGCCCATTTCGGTGCGGGGTGCGGCACCATTGGTCAAGGCGGCACCATTCCGTTGATGAACCTGCTCAGCAAAGGGTTTCCTGACGCCCAGATGATGGTCTGTGGCGTGCTCGGGCCCAAGAGCAATGCCCATGGCCCCAATGAGTTTCTGCATTTGGACTATGCGCGCCGGTTGACCGCATCGGTGGCCGAAGTCATCGCGCGTTTGCCCTGA